A region of Mobula birostris isolate sMobBir1 chromosome X, sMobBir1.hap1, whole genome shotgun sequence DNA encodes the following proteins:
- the tbx21 gene encoding T-box transcription factor TBX21 isoform X2 — MFPFLSFNITGLDPSAHYNIYVDVVLADQHHWRYQGGKWVQCGKAEGNMQGNRTYMHPDSPNTGAHWMRQEISFGKLKLTNNKGASNNVTQMIVLQSLHKYQPRLHIVQVKEDGAEDPYLTSKMQAFTFPETQFIAVTAYQNADITQLKIDHNPFAKGFRDNFDSMYTSSEGDRLTPSPPDQQNCQQLVPAPRYQPFLHDQYMNALPQGRYYNGERTVSHTSKHREDITNPHRWFMSPVQQSNTNRLDFSTYDPEYTGNAFMTYSMKSFPLQASPHALGYYQDHPFSSGNTWGTRGPSQYHHSKPSSALTWYRPVGDTRPTLSNVEDKSKETEDSSWLEPPSVKSADSSDSGLYEVDCKRRKVSPYTSSTENSPPNQSSEKENGSDTGYYSFYAN; from the exons ATGTTTCCTTTCCTGAGCTTTAACATCACGGGGCTGGATCCTTCTGCTCATTATAATATTTATGTGGATGTTGTCCTGGCAGATCAGCATCATTGGAGGTACCAGGGAGGAAAGTGGGTGCAGTGTGGCAAAGCGGAAGGCAATATGCAAG GTAATCGGACGTACATGCACCCAGACTCTCCGAACACAGGGGCCCACTGGATGCGCCAGGAAATCTCCTTTGGTAAACTAAAGCTGACCAATAACAAAGGAGCATCCAACAACGTCACTCAG ATGATTGTGCTGCAGTCTCTACACAAGTACCAGCCCCGGCTGCACATTGTCCAAGTGAAAGAGGATGGTGCCGAAGATCCATACCTCACGTCCAAAATGCAGGCATTCACGTTCCCTGAAACACAATTCATCGCAGTGACCGCCTACCAGAACGCAGAT ATCACCCAACTTAAAATAGACCACAACCCTTTTGCAAAAGGCTTCCGAGACAATTTTGACTC AATGTACACCAGCTCGGAAGGAGACCGACTAACTCCTTCTCCGCCAGACCAGCAGAATTGCCAGCAGTTGGTTCCCGCCCCACGCTACCAGCCTTTCCTACACGACCAGTAcatgaatgctctgccacagggtAGATACTACAATGGGGAACGGACTGTGTCCCACACGTCCAAACACCGGGAAGATATTACAAACCCTCATCGCTGGTTCATGTCACCAGTACAGCAGTCTAACACCAACCGGCTGGATTTCAGTACGTATGATCCTGAATACACAGGAAACGCATTTATGACTTACAGCATGAAAAGTTTCCCACTTCAAGCAAGCCCCCATGCCCTTGGTTACTACCAAGATCATCCATTCAGTTCAGGGAATACCTGGGGCACCAGGGGACCTTCTCAGTATCATCACAGCAAGCCTAGTTCTGCACTGACCTGGTACAGGCCTGTAGGTGATACCAGGCCAACGCTGTCCAATGTAGAGGACAAAAGCAAGGAAACAGAGGACTCTTCCTGGCTCGAGCCTCCCTCTGTAAAGTCAGCGGACTCCTCTGATTCAGGACTGTATGAGGTTGATTGTAAACGGAGGAAGGTGTCCCCCTATACCTCAAGCACCGAGAACTCGCCCCCCAATCAGAGCAGCGAGAAGGAAAATGGAAGTGATACCGGTTACTACAGCTTTTATGCCAACTGA